A part of Streptomyces sp. NBC_01235 genomic DNA contains:
- a CDS encoding inositol monophosphatase family protein: MIEDTETIDEFLARHSADVEEAVRKAAAAEIMPRFRQLAAHEVDQKNGPHDLVTDADRNAELFLTEVLGALLPGSVVVGEEAVHANPATYEAIQGDAPVWIVDPVDGTRQFVHGDDGFCTLVALARHGVLHASWTFAPARGQLATAVRGGGAFLDGERLFAGPPEPGRDLAVATSHPDYTTDEQKRALLALWTDGVAPRACGSAGLEYLAIARGELDATAFSWEAAWDHAAGLLLVEEAGGAHLTLTGEPFRITGGNSLPFTAARDTATARRVAELLSGAELLTWPR, translated from the coding sequence ATGATCGAAGACACGGAAACCATCGACGAGTTTCTCGCCCGCCACTCGGCCGACGTGGAGGAGGCGGTCCGCAAGGCCGCCGCGGCCGAGATCATGCCCCGCTTCCGCCAGCTCGCCGCGCACGAGGTCGACCAGAAGAACGGCCCGCACGACCTGGTGACGGACGCCGACCGCAATGCCGAACTGTTCCTCACGGAGGTCCTCGGCGCCCTCCTGCCCGGCTCGGTGGTCGTGGGCGAGGAGGCGGTGCACGCCAACCCGGCGACGTACGAGGCGATACAGGGCGACGCGCCGGTCTGGATCGTCGACCCCGTCGACGGGACACGGCAGTTCGTGCACGGTGACGACGGCTTCTGCACCCTGGTCGCCCTCGCCCGCCACGGCGTCCTGCACGCCTCCTGGACGTTCGCTCCGGCCCGCGGCCAGCTGGCCACGGCCGTCCGCGGCGGCGGTGCCTTCCTGGACGGCGAGCGCCTGTTCGCCGGCCCGCCCGAACCCGGCCGCGATCTGGCGGTGGCCACCTCCCACCCCGACTACACGACCGACGAGCAGAAGCGCGCCCTGCTGGCGCTGTGGACGGACGGGGTCGCACCGCGCGCGTGCGGATCGGCCGGACTGGAGTATCTGGCCATCGCCCGGGGCGAGCTGGACGCGACGGCCTTCTCCTGGGAGGCGGCCTGGGACCACGCGGCCGGACTGCTGCTGGTCGAGGAGGCGGGCGGCGCCCACCTCACCCTCACCGGCGAGCCGTTCCGCATCACGGGCGGCAACTCCCTGCCGTTCACGGCGGCCAGGGACACGGCGACGGCCCGCCGGGTGGCGGAACTGCTCTCGGGCGCGGAGTTGCTGACGTGGCCTCGGTGA
- a CDS encoding phytoene desaturase family protein has protein sequence MLDAVVVGAGPNGLTAAVELARRGFSVALFEARDTVGGGARTEELTLPGFRHDPCSAAHPLGINSPAFRALPLERYGLEWLHAELPMAHPFPDGSAAVLSRSVAETAASFGPRDAGAYRRLVEPFLPKWDTLARDFMSLPLTALPRDPVTLARFGLVGLPPSTWLTRRFRDEAAKTLFAGLVAHVMAPLNGFATGAVGLVFALAAHARGWPVARGGSQSISDALAAYLEDLGGSIHTDYEVKRLDDLPPARAYVFDTSPTALARIAGFGNHYQGYRYGPGVFKIDYALDGPVPWTAKEARAAGTVQIGADSAEIGAALRAPSREGRAPDRPFMITVQPSLVDPTRAPAGKHVFWAYGHVPNGWTGDLTDAMERQLERFAPGFRDRVLARAIAGPAELAVRNANYVGGDIASGATSGLQLLLRPKLTAFPYATPHPAVFICSSATPPGPGVHGMSGHNAAKAVWRRLRQQH, from the coding sequence ATGCTCGATGCGGTCGTGGTGGGAGCGGGGCCCAACGGGCTGACCGCGGCGGTGGAGCTGGCCAGGCGTGGCTTCTCCGTGGCGCTCTTCGAGGCGCGGGACACCGTGGGCGGAGGAGCCCGCACCGAGGAGCTCACCCTGCCGGGCTTCCGCCACGACCCGTGCTCAGCCGCGCACCCTCTCGGCATCAATTCGCCCGCCTTCCGCGCCCTGCCCCTGGAGCGCTACGGCCTCGAGTGGCTGCACGCCGAGCTGCCCATGGCGCACCCCTTCCCGGACGGCAGCGCCGCGGTGCTGTCGAGGTCGGTCGCCGAGACGGCCGCCTCCTTCGGGCCGCGTGACGCGGGCGCGTACCGCCGCCTGGTCGAACCCTTCCTGCCCAAGTGGGACACCCTGGCCCGCGACTTCATGTCGCTGCCGCTGACCGCGCTCCCGCGCGACCCGGTCACCCTCGCCCGTTTCGGCCTGGTCGGCCTGCCCCCGTCCACCTGGCTCACCCGCCGCTTCCGCGACGAGGCGGCCAAGACCCTCTTCGCCGGCCTCGTCGCCCATGTCATGGCCCCACTGAACGGCTTCGCCACCGGCGCCGTCGGCCTGGTCTTCGCACTCGCCGCGCACGCCCGTGGCTGGCCGGTGGCCCGTGGCGGCTCCCAGTCCATCTCGGACGCCCTCGCCGCCTACCTCGAGGACCTCGGCGGCAGCATCCACACCGACTACGAGGTCAAGCGCCTCGACGACCTGCCCCCGGCCCGCGCCTACGTCTTCGACACCTCGCCGACCGCCCTCGCCCGCATCGCCGGCTTCGGCAACCACTACCAGGGCTACCGGTACGGACCGGGCGTCTTCAAGATCGACTACGCGCTCGACGGCCCGGTCCCGTGGACCGCCAAGGAGGCCCGAGCCGCCGGCACCGTGCAGATCGGCGCGGACAGCGCGGAGATCGGCGCCGCCCTGCGCGCCCCCTCCCGGGAGGGTCGGGCACCCGACCGGCCCTTCATGATCACGGTGCAGCCCAGCCTCGTCGACCCCACCCGCGCCCCGGCCGGCAAGCACGTCTTCTGGGCGTACGGGCACGTCCCCAACGGCTGGACCGGCGACCTCACCGACGCCATGGAACGCCAACTGGAGCGCTTCGCCCCGGGGTTCCGCGACCGCGTCCTCGCCCGCGCGATCGCGGGCCCTGCCGAACTCGCCGTCCGCAATGCCAACTACGTCGGCGGAGACATCGCCTCCGGCGCGACCTCCGGCCTCCAGCTGCTGCTGCGCCCCAAACTGACCGCGTTCCCGTACGCCACACCGCATCCGGCCGTCTTCATCTGCTCCTCGGCCACCCCGCCCGGCCCGGGCGTGCACGGCATGTCGGGCCACAACGCGGCGAAGGCCGTGTGGCGGAGGCTGCGACAACAGCACTGA
- a CDS encoding nitrilase-related carbon-nitrogen hydrolase codes for MSRVIRAAVFQTAWTGDKESMIQVHEQAVRDAAAQGAQVLCFQELFYGPYFCQVQDPQFYEYAEQIPDGPIVKRFQALAREHGIVLVLPMYEEEQPGVLYNTAAVIDADGSYLGKYRKHHIPQVNGFWEKFYFRPGNVGWPVFETAVGKIGVYICYDRHFPEGWRALGLEGAEIVFNPSATSRGLSAYLWQLEQPAAAVANEYFVGAINRVGVEELGDNDFYGTSYFVDPEAQFVGEVASDKETELVVRDLDMAKLREVRDRWQFYRDRRPDAYPPLTAP; via the coding sequence ATGAGCAGAGTGATCCGTGCCGCCGTCTTCCAGACGGCCTGGACCGGCGACAAGGAATCGATGATCCAGGTACACGAGCAGGCGGTGCGCGACGCGGCCGCGCAGGGTGCTCAGGTCCTGTGTTTCCAGGAGCTGTTCTACGGACCGTACTTCTGCCAGGTCCAGGACCCGCAGTTCTACGAGTACGCCGAGCAGATCCCCGACGGCCCGATCGTCAAGCGTTTCCAGGCGCTGGCCAGGGAACACGGCATCGTCCTGGTGCTGCCGATGTACGAGGAGGAGCAGCCGGGCGTCCTCTACAACACCGCCGCCGTGATCGACGCGGACGGTTCGTACCTCGGCAAGTACCGCAAGCACCACATCCCGCAGGTCAACGGTTTCTGGGAGAAGTTCTACTTCCGCCCGGGGAACGTGGGCTGGCCGGTCTTCGAGACGGCGGTCGGCAAGATCGGCGTCTACATCTGCTACGACCGCCACTTCCCGGAAGGCTGGCGCGCGCTGGGGCTGGAGGGCGCCGAGATCGTCTTCAACCCGTCGGCGACCTCACGTGGCCTGTCCGCGTACCTGTGGCAGCTGGAGCAGCCGGCGGCGGCCGTCGCCAACGAGTACTTCGTAGGCGCGATCAACCGGGTCGGCGTCGAGGAACTCGGCGACAACGACTTCTACGGGACCTCGTACTTCGTGGACCCGGAGGCCCAGTTCGTCGGCGAGGTGGCGAGCGACAAGGAGACCGAACTCGTCGTCCGCGACCTCGACATGGCCAAGCTGCGCGAGGTCCGCGACCGCTGGCAGTTCTACCGGGACCGCCGTCCCGACGCATACCCCCCGCTCACCGCTCCGTAG
- the hydA gene encoding dihydropyrimidinase, with the protein MSSRTVIRGGLVITASDEIHADVLIEDGRIAALAASGTPAAEAWTAERVVDATGKYVIPGGVDAHTHMELPFGGTSASDTFETGTRAAAWGGTTTIVDFAVQSVGHGLREGLDAWHAKAEGNCAIDYAFHMIVSDVNQDTLKEMDLLVEEGVTSFKQFMAYPGVFYSDDGQILRAMQRSAENGGLIMMHAENGIAIDVLVEQALARGETDPRYHGEVRKALLEAEATHRAIKLAQVAGAPLYVVHVSAMEAVAELARARDEGLNVFGETCPQYLFLSTDNLAEPDFEGSKYVCSTPLRPKEHQAKLWQGLRTNDLQVVSTDHCPFCFVGQKELGRGDFSKIPNGLPGVENRMDLLHQAVVDGHISRRRWIEIACATPARMFGMYPKKGTIAPGADADVVIYDPHAEQTVSAETHHMNVDYSAYEGKRLTGRVETVLSRGELVIDQRKFAGRAGHGLYTPRSTCQYLQ; encoded by the coding sequence ATGAGCAGCCGAACCGTCATCCGGGGTGGCCTCGTCATCACCGCGTCCGACGAGATCCACGCCGACGTCCTGATCGAGGACGGCCGTATCGCCGCACTCGCCGCCTCCGGCACCCCGGCCGCCGAGGCCTGGACCGCCGAGCGGGTTGTCGACGCCACCGGGAAGTACGTGATCCCGGGTGGGGTCGACGCCCACACCCACATGGAGCTGCCGTTCGGCGGCACCTCCGCCTCCGACACCTTCGAAACCGGAACCCGGGCGGCCGCCTGGGGCGGTACGACGACCATCGTCGACTTCGCCGTGCAGAGCGTCGGGCACGGCCTGCGCGAGGGCCTGGACGCCTGGCACGCGAAGGCGGAGGGCAACTGCGCGATCGACTACGCCTTCCACATGATCGTCTCCGACGTGAACCAGGACACGCTCAAGGAGATGGACCTGCTGGTGGAGGAGGGCGTCACGTCCTTCAAGCAGTTCATGGCCTACCCCGGCGTCTTCTACAGCGACGACGGCCAGATCCTGCGCGCCATGCAGCGCTCCGCCGAGAACGGCGGACTGATCATGATGCACGCGGAAAACGGTATCGCCATCGACGTCCTGGTCGAGCAGGCGCTGGCGCGCGGCGAGACGGATCCGAGGTATCACGGCGAGGTCCGCAAGGCACTGCTGGAGGCCGAGGCCACCCACCGCGCCATCAAGCTCGCGCAGGTCGCGGGCGCTCCGCTGTACGTGGTGCACGTATCGGCGATGGAAGCGGTCGCGGAACTCGCCAGGGCACGCGACGAGGGGCTGAACGTCTTCGGCGAGACCTGCCCGCAGTACCTGTTCCTGTCGACGGACAATCTTGCCGAGCCCGACTTCGAGGGCTCGAAGTACGTGTGCAGCACCCCGCTGCGGCCGAAGGAGCACCAGGCCAAGCTGTGGCAGGGCCTCAGGACCAACGACCTCCAGGTCGTCTCCACCGATCACTGCCCCTTCTGCTTCGTGGGCCAGAAGGAGCTCGGCCGGGGCGACTTCTCGAAGATCCCCAACGGTCTGCCGGGCGTCGAGAACCGCATGGACCTGCTCCACCAGGCCGTCGTCGACGGCCACATCAGCCGCCGCCGCTGGATCGAGATCGCCTGCGCCACCCCGGCCCGGATGTTCGGCATGTACCCGAAGAAGGGCACCATCGCCCCGGGTGCCGACGCCGATGTCGTCATCTACGACCCGCACGCCGAGCAGACCGTCTCCGCCGAGACCCACCACATGAACGTCGACTACTCCGCGTACGAGGGCAAGCGCCTCACCGGCCGCGTCGAGACGGTCCTGTCGCGGGGCGAACTCGTCATCGACCAGCGGAAGTTTGCGGGGCGTGCCGGCCACGGCCTGTACACGCCCCGCTCAACTTGCCAGTACCTCCAATGA
- a CDS encoding TIGR03842 family LLM class F420-dependent oxidoreductase produces the protein MDFGLVLQTDPPASRVVSLMKRAERNGFSYGWTFDSAVLWQEPFVIYSQILANTSRLTVGPMVTNPGTRTWEVTASTFATLNDMFGNRTVCGIGRGDSAMRVAGRAPNTLARISEAMKVIRALGSGQEADLGGTVVRFPWIKEDARLPVWMAAYGPKALKMTGEEADGFILQLADLYLTEYMVKAVKDAAVAAGRDPSEVKICVAAPAYVTEDDSPEALAHARNQCRWFGGMVGNHVADLVSKYGEHSSQVPEELTDYIKARQGYDYSHHGRSDNPDTEFVPDEIVDRFCLIGPVEKHIEKLNALRELGVDQFAVYDMHDAQEKVIDAYGTTVIPAMNG, from the coding sequence ATGGACTTCGGACTTGTCCTCCAGACCGACCCCCCTGCCTCCCGCGTCGTCAGCCTGATGAAGCGTGCCGAGCGCAACGGCTTCAGCTACGGCTGGACCTTCGACTCCGCCGTGCTCTGGCAGGAACCGTTCGTGATCTACAGTCAGATCCTGGCGAACACCAGCAGGTTGACGGTCGGCCCGATGGTGACGAACCCCGGCACCCGCACCTGGGAGGTCACCGCCTCCACCTTCGCCACCCTCAACGACATGTTCGGCAACCGCACGGTGTGCGGCATCGGCCGCGGCGACTCCGCGATGCGCGTCGCCGGCCGCGCCCCGAACACCCTCGCCCGGATCAGCGAGGCCATGAAGGTCATCCGTGCGCTCGGCTCCGGCCAGGAGGCCGACCTCGGCGGTACGGTCGTCAGGTTCCCCTGGATCAAGGAGGACGCCCGACTCCCGGTCTGGATGGCCGCGTACGGCCCCAAGGCGCTGAAGATGACCGGCGAGGAGGCCGACGGCTTCATCCTCCAGCTGGCCGACCTGTACCTGACCGAGTACATGGTGAAGGCAGTCAAGGACGCGGCCGTCGCCGCCGGCCGTGACCCGTCCGAGGTGAAGATCTGCGTCGCCGCCCCGGCCTACGTCACCGAGGACGACTCGCCCGAGGCGCTCGCCCACGCCCGCAACCAGTGCCGGTGGTTCGGCGGGATGGTCGGCAACCACGTCGCCGACCTGGTGTCCAAGTACGGCGAGCACTCCTCCCAGGTCCCCGAGGAACTCACCGACTACATCAAGGCACGCCAGGGGTACGACTACTCGCACCACGGACGCAGCGACAACCCCGACACCGAGTTCGTGCCCGACGAGATCGTCGACCGGTTCTGCCTCATCGGACCCGTCGAGAAGCACATCGAGAAGCTGAACGCCCTGCGCGAGCTGGGCGTCGACCAGTTCGCGGTCTACGACATGCACGACGCGCAGGAGAAGGTCATCGACGCGTACGGCACGACGGTGATCCCGGCCATGAACGGCTGA
- a CDS encoding gamma-glutamyltransferase family protein, which produces MFTTRPTLQGTFGMVSSTHWLASQSAMAVLEDGGNAYDAAVAGAFVLHVVEPHLNGPAGEVPILLAPADGEVRVLCGQGVAPAGATVAHYRGLGLELVPGTGPLAAAVPGAFDAWMLLLRDHGTKSLADVLKYAIGYAEHGHAPVENVGATVATVRELFETEWTSSAEVYLPGGKPPRTGELLRNPALAATWKRLLAETAGAGDREARIEAAREVWRTGFVAEALVRQASRPTLDTSGERHTGTLADADLAGWSATYEAPATYEWNGWTVCKAGPWSQGPAFLQQLALLPPELPAYGSADYVHLLIEGCKLAMADREAWYGDAAEVPLGELLDAGYNADRRGLIGDKASYELRPGSPGGRTPRLSAHAYVVASDDPVFNPMGAGEPTVAKGPASPVPGEPEVTGDGLTRGDTCHLDVVDRWGNMVAATPSGGWLQSNPVVPELGFPLGSRLQMTWLEEDLPNSLTPGRRPRTTLTPSIALRDGVPVLAFGTPGGDQQDQWQLHFFLAVALRARVRGGLDLQGAIDAPNWHNDAFPGSFYPRGMRPGSVTMESRTPAEVVEELRRRGHDVTVGDPWSEGRLCAVARDPATGILSAAANPRGMQGYAVGR; this is translated from the coding sequence GTGTTCACCACCCGACCCACCCTCCAGGGCACGTTCGGCATGGTGTCCTCCACGCACTGGCTGGCCTCCCAGTCGGCGATGGCCGTCCTGGAGGACGGTGGCAACGCCTACGACGCCGCGGTGGCCGGCGCCTTCGTCCTGCACGTCGTCGAACCGCACCTCAACGGTCCCGCCGGTGAGGTGCCCATCCTGCTCGCCCCGGCGGACGGCGAGGTGCGGGTGCTGTGCGGGCAGGGGGTGGCGCCGGCGGGCGCGACGGTCGCGCACTACCGGGGGCTGGGCCTGGAGCTCGTACCCGGCACCGGACCGCTCGCCGCCGCCGTGCCCGGCGCGTTCGACGCCTGGATGCTCCTGCTGCGCGACCACGGCACCAAGTCCCTTGCCGACGTGCTGAAGTACGCCATCGGGTACGCCGAGCACGGGCACGCGCCCGTGGAGAACGTCGGCGCGACCGTGGCGACCGTACGGGAACTGTTCGAGACGGAATGGACCTCCTCGGCGGAGGTGTACCTGCCGGGCGGGAAGCCGCCGCGGACCGGCGAGCTGCTGCGCAACCCCGCCCTCGCGGCCACCTGGAAGCGACTGCTCGCCGAGACCGCCGGGGCGGGCGATAGGGAGGCGCGGATCGAGGCCGCGCGGGAGGTGTGGCGGACCGGGTTCGTCGCCGAGGCGCTGGTCCGGCAGGCCTCCCGGCCCACCCTGGACACCAGCGGCGAGCGCCACACCGGCACGCTCGCGGACGCCGACCTCGCCGGCTGGTCCGCGACCTACGAGGCGCCGGCGACCTACGAGTGGAACGGCTGGACGGTGTGCAAGGCCGGCCCCTGGAGCCAGGGCCCGGCCTTCCTCCAGCAGCTCGCCCTGCTTCCGCCCGAGCTGCCCGCGTACGGCTCCGCCGACTACGTCCATCTGCTGATCGAGGGCTGCAAGCTCGCCATGGCCGACCGCGAGGCCTGGTACGGCGACGCGGCCGAGGTCCCGCTCGGCGAGCTGCTCGACGCCGGCTACAACGCGGACCGGCGAGGGCTGATCGGCGACAAGGCGTCGTACGAGCTGCGGCCCGGCAGCCCCGGTGGGCGCACTCCGCGGCTGAGCGCGCACGCGTACGTGGTCGCGAGCGACGACCCCGTTTTCAACCCGATGGGCGCGGGTGAGCCGACGGTCGCCAAGGGACCGGCCTCGCCGGTGCCCGGGGAGCCGGAGGTGACCGGAGACGGGCTCACCCGGGGCGACACCTGTCATCTCGACGTCGTCGACCGCTGGGGCAACATGGTCGCGGCCACGCCCAGCGGCGGCTGGCTGCAGTCCAACCCGGTCGTGCCCGAGCTGGGCTTCCCGCTCGGCAGCCGGTTGCAGATGACCTGGCTGGAGGAGGACCTGCCGAACTCGCTGACGCCCGGCCGCCGCCCGCGCACCACCCTCACCCCCTCGATCGCGCTGCGCGACGGAGTGCCGGTGCTGGCGTTCGGCACACCCGGGGGCGACCAGCAGGACCAGTGGCAGCTGCACTTCTTCCTGGCCGTCGCCCTGCGCGCGCGGGTGCGCGGCGGCCTCGACCTCCAAGGTGCGATCGACGCCCCGAACTGGCACAACGACGCCTTCCCCGGTTCCTTCTACCCGCGCGGCATGCGGCCGGGCAGCGTCACCATGGAGTCCCGCACCCCGGCGGAGGTGGTGGAGGAGCTGCGGCGGCGCGGCCATGACGTCACCGTCGGCGACCCGTGGTCCGAGGGGCGGCTGTGCGCGGTGGCCCGCGACCCGGCGACCGGGATCCTCTCGGCGGCCGCGAACCCGCGCGGGATGCAGGGGTACGCGGTGGGCCGCTGA
- a CDS encoding PucR family transcriptional regulator produces MTITLEPWGPVEPLEPALSVRQVLALERVLAGEPEVVAGAGQLDRPVRWVHVAEAADVGVMLSGGEMVLTTGVLLAGDESAQTEYIQSLHRAEAAAVVLGLGRAFPTPPDVMRRAAERCGLPMVVLHRPFPFAELTEEVQSRLVRRKFAAVSLSEAVRTALTGLITAGAPLQLLLDEIAQHAGCPVVVTNLAHRVLATAGERSAVDDVLRDWERIARQAGGSEGDGWIRAELGGRGERWGQIMLCGHRGDTAGGRLLADRAAEALVLHRMLGGTSAHTWEEQSAQSLLTDLISGVVPARQLLPRARAAGLPVNRRTFVPLVVRGGDPAQLDRMLRLLGMPGLVAELADGATAVLLSLARDQDADALAAHFAARLRTESDQAGTVVAAADPRIVWDDVPAGLREAQHVADAVADSSAALDLPAVVRLKDVHLRGLVRLLRDDPHVQSFAERELDGLLCAAGDDLLAVLRTYLATGRNKSRTAQLHHVSRPALYRRLEAIEGRLGVDLDDFEQAASVHIALLAHDAQRG; encoded by the coding sequence ATGACCATCACCTTGGAGCCCTGGGGCCCCGTAGAGCCGCTGGAACCCGCCCTGTCGGTCCGTCAGGTCCTGGCGCTGGAACGGGTGTTGGCCGGGGAGCCCGAGGTGGTGGCCGGCGCGGGCCAGCTCGACCGGCCGGTGCGCTGGGTGCACGTAGCCGAGGCCGCCGACGTCGGCGTGATGCTCAGCGGCGGCGAGATGGTCCTCACCACCGGTGTGCTGCTCGCCGGCGACGAGAGCGCGCAGACCGAGTACATCCAGTCCCTGCACCGGGCGGAAGCCGCGGCCGTGGTGCTGGGCCTCGGCCGCGCCTTCCCCACCCCGCCGGACGTGATGCGACGAGCCGCCGAACGGTGCGGGCTTCCGATGGTCGTGCTCCACCGGCCGTTTCCCTTCGCGGAGTTGACGGAGGAGGTCCAGTCCCGGCTGGTCCGGCGGAAATTCGCCGCCGTCAGCCTGTCGGAGGCCGTACGGACCGCCCTCACGGGACTGATCACCGCGGGCGCCCCGCTGCAACTGCTGCTCGACGAGATCGCCCAGCACGCCGGCTGTCCCGTCGTCGTCACCAACCTCGCCCACCGGGTGCTGGCGACGGCGGGCGAGCGGTCGGCGGTCGACGACGTGCTGCGGGACTGGGAGCGCATCGCCCGGCAGGCCGGCGGCAGCGAGGGCGACGGCTGGATCCGCGCGGAGCTCGGCGGGCGCGGCGAGCGGTGGGGGCAGATCATGCTCTGCGGTCACCGCGGCGACACCGCGGGCGGGCGGCTGCTCGCCGACCGGGCCGCCGAGGCCCTCGTCCTGCACCGCATGCTCGGCGGCACCTCCGCCCACACCTGGGAGGAGCAGTCCGCGCAGAGCCTGCTGACCGACCTGATCTCCGGCGTCGTACCGGCCCGGCAACTGCTGCCCCGGGCCCGGGCGGCCGGACTCCCCGTCAACCGGCGCACCTTCGTCCCGCTGGTCGTGCGGGGCGGCGACCCGGCTCAACTCGACCGGATGCTGAGGCTGTTGGGGATGCCCGGACTCGTCGCCGAACTCGCGGACGGGGCGACGGCGGTGCTGCTGAGCCTCGCCCGGGACCAGGACGCCGACGCACTCGCCGCGCACTTCGCCGCCCGGCTGCGGACGGAGTCGGATCAGGCCGGTACGGTCGTCGCGGCGGCCGACCCGCGCATCGTCTGGGACGATGTGCCCGCCGGGCTGCGCGAGGCCCAGCACGTCGCGGACGCCGTGGCCGACTCCTCGGCCGCGCTCGACCTCCCGGCCGTCGTCCGCCTCAAGGACGTCCATCTGCGCGGCCTGGTCCGGCTGCTGCGGGACGATCCTCATGTGCAGTCCTTCGCGGAGCGGGAGCTGGACGGGCTGCTGTGCGCGGCCGGGGACGACCTGCTCGCCGTGCTGCGGACCTACCTGGCCACCGGCCGCAACAAGTCCCGCACCGCCCAGCTCCATCACGTCTCCCGGCCCGCACTGTACCGCCGGCTGGAGGCGATAGAGGGCCGGCTGGGCGTGGATCTCGACGACTTCGAACAGGCCGCATCGGTGCACATCGCGCTCCTCGCGCACGACGCGCAACGGGGCTGA
- a CDS encoding NCS1 family nucleobase:cation symporter-1: protein MTDTAPTAIPPTSQVTLADGRVEIAPGSPLPSGPYANEDLLPVPVEKRTWTTYNFSALWVGMAHNTASWTLASGLIAVGMDWKQAVLTIALANLIVLVPMLLTGHAGPKYGIPFPVFARASFGIRGANLPAVVRALVACGWFGIQTWIGGEAIYFLAGKLIGNGWSDAGKIGGYAWTMWLSFAVFWAIQVAIIYRGMETIRRFENWAAPFVLVGALVMLIWMSNKAGGFGPLLDQPSKLGWGGGFWKLFWPSLMGMIGFWSTLSLNIPDFTRYGKSQKAQTWGQALGLPTTMTLFALLSVMVTSGSQAVYGETIWDPVQLAAKTDNVFGLLFALVTVLVATLSVNIAANLVSPAFDFSNIAPRKISFRTGALATCVLGVLIFPWKLYSDPQGYIFTWLGLVGGLLGTVAGILIADYWILRRGKLDLTDLYRTGGRYWYDGGWNWRAVVAFAVGGVLAVGGASFKPLFDGRPVPALESLADYGWAVGLGTSMVLYLALMLPLGRQEENAA from the coding sequence ATGACCGACACCGCTCCCACGGCCATACCGCCGACCTCTCAAGTCACCCTCGCCGACGGCCGGGTGGAGATCGCCCCTGGTTCGCCGCTGCCCAGCGGCCCCTACGCCAACGAGGACCTGCTCCCGGTCCCGGTGGAGAAGCGCACCTGGACCACGTACAACTTCTCCGCGCTGTGGGTCGGCATGGCCCACAACACGGCGTCGTGGACGCTCGCTTCCGGTCTGATCGCCGTCGGCATGGACTGGAAACAGGCGGTGCTCACCATCGCGCTGGCCAACCTCATCGTGCTGGTCCCGATGCTGCTCACCGGGCACGCGGGACCCAAGTACGGCATCCCCTTCCCGGTCTTCGCCCGCGCCTCCTTCGGCATCCGCGGCGCCAACCTCCCCGCGGTCGTGCGGGCGTTGGTGGCGTGCGGCTGGTTCGGCATCCAGACCTGGATCGGCGGCGAGGCGATCTACTTCCTCGCCGGGAAACTGATCGGCAACGGCTGGAGCGACGCCGGGAAGATCGGCGGCTACGCCTGGACCATGTGGCTGTCGTTCGCGGTCTTCTGGGCCATCCAGGTCGCGATCATCTACCGGGGCATGGAGACGATCCGCCGCTTCGAGAACTGGGCGGCGCCCTTCGTCCTCGTCGGCGCGCTGGTGATGCTGATCTGGATGAGCAACAAGGCAGGCGGTTTCGGCCCGTTGCTCGACCAGCCCTCCAAGCTCGGCTGGGGCGGCGGCTTCTGGAAACTGTTCTGGCCGTCCCTGATGGGCATGATCGGTTTCTGGTCGACGCTGTCGCTGAACATCCCCGACTTCACGCGGTACGGGAAGTCGCAGAAGGCGCAGACGTGGGGCCAGGCCCTCGGTCTTCCCACGACCATGACCCTCTTCGCGCTGCTGTCGGTGATGGTCACCTCCGGTTCGCAGGCCGTGTACGGCGAGACGATCTGGGACCCGGTACAGCTCGCCGCGAAGACGGACAACGTCTTCGGGTTGCTGTTCGCGCTGGTGACGGTGCTGGTGGCGACCCTGTCCGTGAACATCGCGGCCAACCTGGTCTCGCCGGCCTTCGACTTCTCCAACATCGCGCCGCGGAAGATCAGTTTCCGTACCGGAGCCCTCGCCACCTGCGTCCTCGGCGTGCTGATCTTCCCGTGGAAGCTGTACTCCGACCCGCAGGGCTACATCTTCACCTGGCTCGGTCTGGTCGGCGGTCTGCTGGGTACGGTCGCCGGCATCCTCATCGCCGACTACTGGATCCTGCGCCGCGGCAAGCTCGACCTGACCGACCTGTACCGCACGGGCGGCCGCTACTGGTACGACGGCGGCTGGAACTGGCGGGCCGTGGTGGCCTTCGCCGTCGGCGGTGTCCTGGCGGTGGGCGGCGCCAGCTTCAAGCCCCTCTTCGACGGGCGGCCCGTCCCGGCACTGGAATCCCTCGCCGACTACGGCTGGGCGGTCGGGCTCGGCACCTCGATGGTGCTGTACCTGGCGCTGATGCTGCCGCTCGGACGGCAGGAGGAAAACGCCGCCTGA